The DNA region TGTGGGGGCGATTCGGGAAGTACCAGGTAAGCACGAAGCGGTAGGTGTGGGTCTCCCCTGGTGCCAGCTCGTCCCTCAGCCCTAGAGAGCAGGTGTCGGTCTTGCCAGGCTCCGAGGGGGACTCGTAGCCCAGGTCCTCCAGCCGCCCATCCTCGCTGAGGTCCTGCCAGAACTCGCGCAGGTAATCCCACCAAGCCCCGCGCAGCCACGCCCGCTTGTAGGTGATCACGGGATGATCGGTCGCCAGCGTCATGTCGCCATAGCGCAGATCATCCGACGGCAGTGTCGTCGAACGCAGCCACAGCCCTCTGTACACCTCCGACTCCCTGTACTCGTTCTGGTTGCCGCCCGCCCCGCGGTAGTTGCCGAAGCGGTCGAAGGTCACCCCTCCCACCGGATTGGTGAGCGAGCCCACCAGCGTGAGCGCCACCACCTCGTCCGAGGTGTTCTCCACGGTGTAGCTGAGGATCGCGCAGGGGATGCCGGAATCCTCCGGGCACAGAGGGATCAGAGGGGTGTACGCCTCCAGGCTCACCCGTACCGGCAACGCTGGGTCTGCCAGCTCCACCCATGCCAGCGGGTACTCGCCTCGGAAGCGACTGTGCCGGCACCGGGGAAGCCCAGCCCCGGTCGACGGGTGGTAGCCGTGCGAGCCATCGTGGGGCGGTTGGATCGGCCCCTCCAAGACCCTCGTCACACATCTGCCCGATGCCGTCCTAGTCCACAGGGCAAAGAAGGTATTGGGCAGGCGGTTGCCCTTGGCAGGACGATTGCATATCTCCCAGTCCCTGAGATCCCCCCTAGCCCCCAGCGAGACGTTGCCTGTGCCTATCCCACCAAGCGGGAACGCCAGCGCCGTCGCCTCCGGCCCGTACTCCCTAGTGTACCTGCTCACTTCCATCCCTCCCACAGACACGTTATAGATATGTTATGTCGATCTCCCCGGTGGACAGCCCGCAGAGGATCGGTGCGCCCGGCCGGAGCCCCGAGGGCGCGCACAGCGCCGTCACGAACCGCTCATCCCCCCATTCCCCGAGCACGTCCCAGCTGTCGCCGCTGTCCCCCGACACAAGCAGCTGTGTCCCGCGCGCGACCAGCAGGCACCTCCCTCCCGGGCCGAGCGTGCAGGCGTTGATCGGTCCGCCTCCTGGCGGGAGGGGTACCGCTCGCCAGGAGTGGCCGCCGTCGGTGCTGGCCCATAACCAGCCCGCCTCGGTCCCGGCGAGCAGCGGTGGTGGGCCTCCGTCGGGCCCAGCGGCCAGGCACAGCACGGCGCCAGCACAGGGCCACGCGGCCGCACAACGCCAGGGACCTTCCAGGCCGGCCACGAACACCCCGCCCCCTTCGGTGCCCGCCAGGAAGAGCACTCGCTCATCTTGGACGCACACCTCGAGGGACAGCACCCGCCAGTCCAGTAGGCCGAAGTTCCTCGGCGTCCAGCTGCCGAGGTCCTCGGTCCAGTAGACGCCCTCGTGCGCGGTGGCCACGACCACTAGAGGTTGCCCCACGCGCTCCCAGCTGGCGATCGCCGTCACTATCGTGTCCGCCGCCACGGGAGGGTAGTCCTTCCAGCTGACCCCACCATCGCTCGTTGCCAGCACCTTACTGCCAACAGATGCCACGAGACCGCCGGGGCCCAGCCAAGAGACCGCCGTCACCGGCTGCGGACTCGGGCACACTAGCGCCCAGCTCTGGCCGCCGTCCTGCGACAGCCTGATGCCGTCGCTGCAGGCTGCCGCCAGCCTGCCGTCCTCGCTGTAGCTTGGGGATGCTGCGACCTTGAACACCACTCCGACACACTCCCTACGGCACCACGGAAACCTGGGGTCTGGTGGGCCTGACCAGGGCGCAGATCGCCACGGCGTCCGCGGCCGCGCCCACTGCGATCTGCAGCGCCGTGCGCTGGACCGGCAGGGGGTCCAGCACGCTGGCCTCCCACATGTCGACGCTCTTGCCGACGCGCATGTCCACCCCAATGTCGCCCGACTCCGCGGCCATCACGGCCAGCGTCGGGCCGGGCTCCAGGCCGGCGCTCTGAACTATGTGGTGGCACGGCGATCGTAGGGCGCGCGCCATCGCCCGACAGATCGCACGCCGTGACTCCTCCCCCTCCAGGTCGCCCAGGGCC from Thermobaculum terrenum ATCC BAA-798 includes:
- a CDS encoding WD40/YVTN/BNR-like repeat-containing protein; protein product: MASVGSKVLATSDGGVSWKDYPPVAADTIVTAIASWERVGQPLVVVATAHEGVYWTEDLGSWTPRNFGLLDWRVLSLEVCVQDERVLFLAGTEGGGVFVAGLEGPWRCAAAWPCAGAVLCLAAGPDGGPPPLLAGTEAGWLWASTDGGHSWRAVPLPPGGGPINACTLGPGGRCLLVARGTQLLVSGDSGDSWDVLGEWGDERFVTALCAPSGLRPGAPILCGLSTGEIDITYL